Proteins encoded in a region of the Cheilinus undulatus linkage group 8, ASM1832078v1, whole genome shotgun sequence genome:
- the gtpbp10 gene encoding GTP-binding protein 10, protein MVRLCSICFRKYGNFVDNLRLYVRGGSGGMGLPRLGGQGGDGGNVWVVASQNMTLKRIKDKYPHKRFIGGTGANSSVRALKGQKGKDEEICAPVGITVTTDVGKIIGELNADGDRLLVAKGGNGGSFHSGFEPSKGQVKHIRLDLKLIADLGLVGFPNAGKSSLLTAVSNATPQIASYAFTTLKPEIGKLMYKDYKQISVADLPGLIEGAHINKGMGHKFLKHVERTKQLLFVVDVSGFQLASKTPFRSAFEAVQLLTKELEMYKEELVSKPALLVVNKMDLPNAEEKLVELKEQLQNPDEFSNRLPDDMKPKNFLSFQHVVPVSALTGLGIEHLKSCIRESIDEGAETESRAIHQERLQALRHRS, encoded by the exons ATGGTCCGGTTGTGTAGTATCTGCTTTCgaaag TATGGAAACTTTGTGGATAACCTGCGTCTCTACGTCCGAGGAGGCAGTGGTGGAATGGGTCTTCCTCGTCTTGGCGGACAGGGAGGGGACGGGGGAAATGTTTGGGTGGTGGCTTCACAGAACATGACACTGAAGAGGATCAAGGACAAATATCCTCACAAAAGATTCATAGGTGGAACCGGAGCCAACAGCAG TGTGCGAGCACTGAAAGGACAGAAAGGGAAGGACGAGGAGATCTGTGCGCCTGTCGGCATCACAGTCACCACGGACGTTGGCAAAATAATCG GTGAACTGAATGCTGATGGTGATCGTCTTTTGGTTGCCAAAGGAGGGAATGGAGGCTCTTTTCACTCTGGGTTTGAGCCCAGTAAGGGTCAGGTCAAGCACATACGGCTAGACCTCAAACTGATTGCAGATTTGGGCCTTGTTGG ATTCCCAAATGCAGGAAAGTCCTCTCTCCTGACAGCAGTGTCTAACGCCACTCCTCAGATTGCCAGCTATGCTT TCACAACTTTGAAACCTGAGATTGGAAAACTAATGTACAAAGATTACAAGCAG ATTTCTGTTGCTGATCTCCCAGGTCTGATTGAGGGAGCTCACATAAACAAAGGCATGGGCCACAAGTTCTTAAAACATGTAGAGAGAACCAagcagctgctgtttgtg GTTGATGTTTCTGGTTTCCAGTTGGCAAGTAAAACACCATTTAGGTCGGCCTTTGAAGCAGTTCAACTTCTCACTAAG GAGTTGGAGATGTACAAAGAGGAGCTTGTATCAAAGCCTGCTTTACTAGTGGTGAATAAAATGGACCTGCCTAATGCTGAAGAGAAACTGGTTGAACTGAAGGAGCAACTACAAAACCCAGatg AGTTTTCCAATCGGTTGCCCGATGACATgaaaccaaagaactttctgaGTTTCCAACACGTAGTTCCTGTTTCAGCCCTCACTGGTTTGGGTattgaacatttaaaaagttgtataAGAGAATCCATTGATGAAGGTGCGGAAACAGAATCCAGAGCCATCCATCAAGAAAGACTGCAGGCCCTGAGGCACCGCTCATAG